The following are from one region of the Veillonella nakazawae genome:
- the msrB gene encoding peptide-methionine (R)-S-oxide reductase MsrB: protein MNEHTIYLGGGCFWGLQGYIRKIEGILSTEVGYANGPTENPSYEDVCHDSGHVEALKVTYDADVLSLDHLIQYFLRAIDPFSVNKQGGDVGIQYRTGIYYIDTADKPIIESTLARAQSFEGKPFAIEVLPLSNYYSAEEYHQDYLDKNPNGYCHIPLGLSNEPLIDDNAYNKPSEEDLKALSPQEFEVTQNSATDAPFSHELTDEFKAGLYVDITTGEPLFVSAHKFESHCGWPSFTKPIAKDVIKYYQDDSHGMKRIEVRSRIGNAHLGHVFEDGPNGSLRYCINGSALRFIPKDELKGTKYEYLIPYIED, encoded by the coding sequence ATGAATGAACACACTATATATTTAGGAGGCGGTTGTTTCTGGGGCCTGCAAGGATACATCAGAAAAATTGAAGGTATCCTTTCGACCGAAGTAGGCTATGCAAATGGGCCTACTGAAAATCCAAGCTATGAAGATGTCTGTCATGATAGTGGTCACGTGGAAGCTCTAAAAGTTACATACGATGCAGACGTACTCTCCTTAGATCACTTAATTCAATACTTTTTACGCGCCATTGATCCATTCAGTGTTAATAAACAAGGTGGTGACGTAGGTATTCAATATCGAACTGGTATCTACTATATCGATACAGCAGACAAGCCTATTATTGAAAGTACATTAGCACGTGCTCAATCCTTCGAAGGTAAGCCATTTGCCATTGAAGTATTACCTCTATCAAACTACTACTCTGCAGAGGAATATCACCAAGATTACTTAGATAAAAATCCTAATGGCTATTGTCACATTCCACTAGGCTTATCCAATGAACCACTTATAGATGACAACGCATATAACAAGCCTTCCGAAGAAGACCTTAAGGCTTTATCTCCGCAAGAGTTCGAAGTTACACAAAACTCTGCTACAGATGCGCCTTTTAGTCATGAATTAACAGATGAATTTAAAGCAGGTCTCTACGTAGATATCACTACGGGAGAACCTCTCTTCGTTTCTGCTCATAAATTCGAATCTCACTGTGGTTGGCCAAGTTTCACAAAGCCAATTGCGAAGGATGTTATTAAATATTATCAAGATGACTCACATGGCATGAAGCGTATCGAAGTGCGTAGCCGCATTGGTAACGCCCATTTAGGCCATGTATTTGAAGATGGACCTAATGGATCACTTCGCTACTGTATCAATGGATCTGCCTTACGATTTATCCCGAAAGATGAATTAAAAGGTACAAAATACGAATATCTAATTCCATATATTGAAGACTAA
- a CDS encoding sodium/glutamate symporter yields the protein MPLIDLALVNDVWTLKLSMIQTVGLAVITLFIGTWINKHSKFLQRMCMPAPAVGALPFAFLTAILSYYKILNITFEGSLQTFLMLAFFTTIGLMASLKVLKKGGIFIIFFFLACAVWIVVQNTAGIMIAKALGIEPIIGIMAGSVSMIGGLGTAGAFGPYYEQLLGIPGTASAAVAAATFGMVAGTILGAPVGERIIKMHKVKTPYENPELMEDEGIDMIEDHVESGGKQFNAQDLLTICMWIGLALGIGTIVSAGLSILTPLPAYIGAMICAAVIRNFGDFTKAYKINDAALDAVSNVALSLFVTMAINSLKLVQLIDLALPLITILVAQMALICVFAYLIYFIFGRNYDAVMLGAGAIGFGLGATPNALVNMLSLAGKHGPSPRAWLVVSLVGAFLIDFANAFLITTMAGILY from the coding sequence ATGCCACTTATTGACTTAGCTTTAGTCAACGATGTATGGACTTTAAAACTGTCCATGATCCAAACTGTAGGCCTTGCTGTAATCACGTTATTCATAGGTACTTGGATTAACAAACATTCCAAGTTCTTACAACGTATGTGTATGCCTGCACCAGCTGTAGGGGCTTTGCCTTTTGCGTTTTTAACTGCTATTCTTTCTTACTACAAGATTTTGAACATTACTTTTGAAGGCTCCCTACAAACATTCTTAATGCTCGCTTTCTTTACCACTATTGGTTTAATGGCTTCCTTGAAAGTCCTCAAAAAAGGCGGCATTTTCATTATCTTCTTCTTCCTAGCTTGTGCAGTGTGGATTGTTGTTCAAAATACTGCAGGTATTATGATTGCTAAAGCTTTAGGCATTGAACCAATCATCGGTATTATGGCTGGCTCCGTATCTATGATCGGTGGTCTTGGTACGGCTGGTGCCTTTGGTCCATACTACGAACAATTACTTGGTATCCCTGGTACAGCATCTGCTGCAGTTGCGGCAGCAACATTCGGTATGGTTGCTGGTACAATTCTCGGTGCTCCTGTAGGTGAACGCATTATTAAAATGCACAAAGTTAAAACACCTTACGAAAATCCTGAGTTAATGGAAGATGAAGGCATCGACATGATCGAAGATCACGTTGAAAGTGGTGGCAAACAATTCAACGCTCAAGATCTTTTAACAATCTGTATGTGGATTGGCCTTGCTCTAGGTATCGGTACTATCGTAAGTGCTGGTTTATCCATCCTTACTCCACTACCTGCATACATCGGCGCAATGATTTGTGCTGCTGTAATTCGTAACTTTGGTGATTTTACAAAAGCTTACAAAATCAACGATGCAGCTCTCGATGCAGTATCCAATGTAGCATTATCCTTATTCGTAACAATGGCTATCAATAGCTTGAAACTAGTTCAATTGATTGATCTTGCATTACCTCTTATTACAATCTTAGTTGCACAAATGGCACTTATCTGTGTATTTGCATACCTTATCTACTTTATTTTTGGTCGCAACTACGATGCAGTTATGCTTGGTGCGGGCGCTATCGGTTTCGGTCTAGGTGCTACACCAAATGCTTTGGTTAACATGTTATCCTTGGCGGGCAAACACGGTCCATCCCCTCGTGCATGGCTCGTAGTTTCCTTAGTAGGTGCATTCTTAATTGACTTTGCAAATGCTTTCCTCATTACAACAATGGCTGGCATTCTTTACTAA
- the rnmV gene encoding ribonuclease M5, whose protein sequence is MLKQVIVVEGKSDIQRIAQAVEADCIATEGFTLRKGVIDMIRVAYEKRGIIILTDPDTAGERIRRVLTKKFPNAQHAFVPRDEAFANDDIGIEQASPESIRKALSTLHVESLESSNEFSMVDLVRHGLSGMPDSAARRAIIGAKLGIGYGNGKQFLYRLNHYGITRDAFEEAVNS, encoded by the coding sequence ATGCTTAAACAAGTCATCGTGGTAGAAGGAAAATCTGATATACAACGTATTGCACAAGCTGTGGAAGCAGATTGCATTGCGACAGAGGGTTTCACACTCCGTAAAGGTGTTATTGATATGATTCGCGTAGCCTATGAAAAACGAGGTATTATTATATTAACAGATCCTGATACAGCAGGGGAAAGAATTCGTCGTGTATTAACAAAAAAATTCCCTAATGCTCAGCATGCTTTTGTTCCTCGTGATGAAGCTTTTGCAAATGATGATATTGGCATAGAACAAGCATCGCCTGAATCCATTAGAAAGGCACTATCTACATTACATGTAGAATCGTTGGAATCATCCAACGAATTTTCTATGGTGGATCTAGTTCGTCATGGACTTTCTGGTATGCCAGATAGTGCTGCTCGCCGTGCGATTATTGGTGCCAAGTTAGGTATTGGTTATGGTAATGGCAAGCAGTTCTTATACCGCTTAAATCATTATGGTATAACTCGAGATGCTTTTGAAGAGGCTGTGAATAGTTAA
- the rsmA gene encoding 16S rRNA (adenine(1518)-N(6)/adenine(1519)-N(6))-dimethyltransferase RsmA, which translates to MLESVIASPEVVHYICKRFDIKMSKKLGQNFLIKRGIVDEIVHAAELTPGEPVLEVGPGIGTLTQGLAQSGADVTAIELDRRLLEVLDTTLASYDNVRIIHGDVLKLDVPSIMNHKPFKVVANLPYYITTPIIMSLLESKLPIERLVVMVQKEVALRMVAKPGTKDYGALSVAVQYYTEPDIVLDVPPKSFLPAPAVTSSVIRCVLRDKPPVDVIDEKLFFRVVKAGFAQRRKTFSNTMKTTGLSKDRIEELLAKANIDGQRRGETFTLQEFADVANAWASLIK; encoded by the coding sequence ATGTTAGAATCAGTAATTGCAAGCCCTGAGGTAGTGCATTATATATGTAAACGCTTCGATATTAAAATGAGCAAGAAATTAGGGCAGAACTTTCTTATTAAACGCGGTATTGTTGATGAAATAGTACATGCTGCAGAATTGACACCTGGTGAACCTGTACTAGAGGTAGGTCCTGGCATCGGTACATTGACACAGGGCTTAGCACAAAGTGGGGCAGATGTAACGGCCATTGAACTCGACAGACGTTTATTAGAGGTCCTAGACACTACTTTGGCCTCCTATGATAATGTACGTATTATTCATGGGGATGTGTTGAAACTTGATGTACCATCCATCATGAACCATAAACCATTTAAGGTGGTTGCCAATTTACCGTACTATATTACAACACCTATTATTATGTCTTTATTAGAAAGTAAATTACCAATTGAGCGCCTCGTTGTAATGGTGCAAAAGGAAGTTGCCTTGCGAATGGTAGCTAAGCCAGGTACAAAGGATTATGGTGCATTATCTGTGGCGGTACAATATTATACTGAACCGGATATTGTGCTTGATGTACCACCTAAATCCTTCTTGCCAGCTCCAGCGGTAACGAGTTCTGTCATTCGCTGCGTATTACGAGATAAACCACCGGTTGATGTGATTGATGAGAAACTATTCTTCCGAGTAGTGAAAGCTGGTTTTGCGCAACGACGTAAAACCTTTTCTAATACGATGAAGACAACGGGATTATCAAAAGATCGAATCGAAGAGCTGTTAGCAAAAGCGAATATCGATGGTCAACGAAGAGGGGAAACATTTACCCTTCAAGAATTTGCCGATGTAGCTAATGCATGGGCTTCTTTAATTAAATAG
- a CDS encoding peptide chain release factor 3 — protein sequence MTFLEEVQRRRTFAIISHPDAGKTTLTEKLLLYGGAIHLAGSVKSRKTAKHAVSDWMEIEKQRGISVTSSVLQFDYDGCRVNILDTPGHQDFSEDTYRTLMAADSAVMLIDVAKGVEAQTKKLFAVSKERGIPIFTFVNKIDHFGRSPFDLMEEIENVLGIRTCPMNWPIGINGEYKGVYDREHETIELFAKDETHGQEKLASEKGALTDPRMKELLGDDVYQALLDDIELLDVAGDPFDFDKVRAGELTPMFFGSAMTNFGVKPFLEKFLELAPSPAPRQAVEEMVQPTSEDFSALVFKIQANMDPNHHDRIVFMRICSGKFEKGMSVLHRQSNKTIRLSQPQQFLATERTIVEDAYPGDIIGVFDAGTMGVGDTLCAQKHKVTFGDFPVFPPEFFARVSPKDTMKRKQFQKGMTQLAQEGAVQIFEQPGALDSFVVGAVGMLQFEVLEYRLKNEYGVDLLNNTLPYSVARWIDGEVDIASLKGVDNAMIVKDNRDRTVVLISNEWQMGWVQERNPDVTFLTTPKLHHEL from the coding sequence ATGACATTTTTAGAGGAAGTGCAACGTCGTCGTACGTTTGCTATCATATCTCACCCGGATGCGGGTAAAACTACATTAACAGAAAAATTACTTTTATATGGTGGTGCTATCCACTTAGCAGGGTCCGTTAAATCTCGTAAAACAGCAAAACACGCCGTATCTGACTGGATGGAAATCGAAAAGCAACGTGGTATCTCCGTAACAAGTTCTGTGTTGCAATTTGACTATGATGGTTGTCGCGTCAATATCCTAGACACCCCTGGTCACCAGGACTTTTCTGAAGATACATATCGTACCTTAATGGCTGCCGACAGTGCTGTCATGTTGATTGACGTAGCAAAAGGCGTCGAAGCACAAACGAAAAAACTATTTGCTGTATCTAAAGAACGCGGTATTCCTATCTTTACATTTGTAAATAAAATTGACCATTTCGGTCGTAGCCCATTTGACTTGATGGAAGAAATCGAAAATGTTCTCGGCATTCGAACATGCCCTATGAACTGGCCAATTGGTATTAATGGTGAGTACAAAGGCGTATACGATAGAGAGCATGAAACCATCGAGCTTTTCGCAAAAGATGAAACACATGGTCAAGAAAAGTTAGCCTCTGAAAAAGGAGCTTTGACTGACCCTCGTATGAAAGAATTATTGGGCGACGATGTATACCAAGCATTGCTTGATGATATTGAATTATTAGATGTTGCAGGCGATCCATTCGATTTTGACAAGGTTCGTGCTGGTGAATTAACGCCTATGTTCTTCGGCTCTGCCATGACTAACTTTGGGGTAAAACCATTCTTAGAGAAATTCTTAGAACTTGCTCCATCTCCTGCTCCACGCCAAGCTGTGGAAGAAATGGTACAGCCTACAAGCGAAGACTTCTCTGCCTTAGTATTCAAAATCCAAGCGAACATGGACCCTAACCACCATGACCGTATCGTATTTATGCGTATCTGTTCTGGTAAGTTCGAAAAGGGCATGTCCGTATTGCATCGCCAATCTAATAAAACGATTCGTCTATCTCAGCCTCAACAGTTTTTGGCTACAGAACGTACTATAGTAGAAGATGCATATCCTGGTGATATTATCGGTGTCTTTGACGCTGGTACAATGGGTGTAGGTGATACACTGTGTGCTCAAAAACACAAGGTAACCTTTGGTGACTTCCCTGTATTCCCACCAGAGTTCTTTGCTCGCGTATCGCCAAAAGATACTATGAAGCGTAAGCAGTTCCAAAAAGGGATGACGCAATTAGCACAAGAAGGCGCTGTTCAAATCTTTGAACAACCAGGTGCTCTTGATTCCTTCGTAGTCGGTGCTGTAGGTATGCTTCAATTCGAGGTTCTGGAATACCGTTTAAAAAATGAATATGGTGTTGATTTATTAAATAATACATTACCATACAGTGTTGCTCGTTGGATCGATGGTGAAGTAGATATCGCTTCTTTAAAAGGTGTAGATAATGCGATGATTGTCAAGGATAATCGCGATCGTACTGTAGTGCTTATCTCCAATGAATGGCAAATGGGTTGGGTTCAAGAGCGTAATCCTGATGTTACATTCTTAACAACCCCAAAACTTCATCACGAACTATAG
- a CDS encoding LysR family transcriptional regulator has protein sequence MTLQQLKYVTTIANIGSISEAAKRLFVSQPSLTKAIKELEKEMGITIFDRTNKGITVSKEGERFLGYARQVLEQAALLEEQYKSQSGGKKQFSVSTQHYSFAVNAFVELLKGADIDQYDVSLRETQTYEIIDDVAHMKSEIGLLFYNDFNRPVLEKLIHTNELTFTELFTAHPHIFIGKNHPLANKDVVSMDELEEYPYISFEQGDHNSFYFSEEIFSTVVRPKHIRVRDRASLFSLLLGLDGYTVSSGVIDEEVNGENIISVPLAEEGLMHIGYITNNKMHRSRLGQEYIHALEQYVGNYGRHIKLPKIKE, from the coding sequence ATGACCTTACAACAACTAAAGTATGTCACAACCATTGCAAATATAGGCAGTATTAGTGAGGCTGCTAAGAGACTTTTCGTTTCTCAACCAAGCTTAACAAAGGCCATTAAAGAATTGGAAAAGGAAATGGGTATTACCATTTTTGACCGCACCAATAAAGGGATTACTGTTTCTAAGGAAGGGGAACGTTTCCTCGGCTATGCACGCCAAGTACTAGAACAAGCTGCATTATTGGAAGAACAATACAAAAGCCAAAGCGGTGGCAAAAAGCAATTTTCTGTTTCTACACAACATTACTCCTTTGCAGTAAATGCCTTTGTAGAGCTTTTAAAAGGTGCAGATATTGATCAATATGATGTATCCTTACGAGAAACACAAACCTATGAAATCATCGATGACGTAGCTCATATGAAGAGCGAAATCGGTTTGCTCTTCTATAATGATTTTAATCGCCCTGTATTAGAAAAATTAATTCACACTAATGAATTAACCTTTACAGAACTATTTACTGCTCATCCTCATATTTTTATTGGCAAAAACCATCCATTAGCAAATAAAGATGTAGTGTCTATGGATGAACTTGAGGAATATCCTTATATTTCTTTCGAACAAGGCGATCACAATTCCTTCTATTTCTCTGAAGAGATTTTCAGTACCGTTGTCCGTCCAAAACATATTCGGGTACGCGATCGGGCTTCCCTCTTCAGTTTATTGCTTGGACTAGATGGATATACCGTATCTAGTGGCGTAATAGATGAGGAAGTAAACGGTGAAAATATCATTTCCGTGCCTCTTGCAGAGGAAGGTTTAATGCATATCGGTTACATTACAAATAACAAAATGCATCGTAGCCGTTTAGGTCAAGAATATATCCATGCGTTAGAACAATATGTTGGTAACTATGGTAGACACATTAAATTACCTAAAATAAAGGAATAA
- a CDS encoding 3D domain-containing protein — protein MRIHKTHKRYISSVVAGLIVTAVTMTGFSYNDKTVTVMVDGAAHTVRTHLNSNEGIVRDAGVKLNPNDKVISSSTSVQNGTTLTVVRAIPVYVTVNGKTRAVFTTETTAQGVANELGFKMPNYAVVGDANGSVLSGTHITIAQVTSRSLSTVDQEIAIQVIRQKDDTMAQGEEEVVQVGQPGLERVQRETLYSNGTVIKTNDVSKVTQREMVPTIIKEGTREVTTSRNIAGRSSRAIVMEASAYLAGDGDGAGITATGVPAVRGIAAVDPDVIPLGTRLFIPGYGEAIAADTGGAIVGNKIDLVMDSYGEAMDFGRQDVTVYVLD, from the coding sequence ATGAGAATTCATAAGACACACAAACGATATATTTCGTCTGTTGTTGCAGGATTGATTGTAACAGCTGTAACTATGACAGGTTTTTCTTATAATGATAAAACTGTTACCGTTATGGTAGATGGTGCAGCACACACTGTTAGAACGCATTTAAATTCTAACGAAGGTATCGTACGCGATGCTGGGGTTAAATTAAATCCAAATGATAAAGTTATTTCCAGCTCAACATCTGTTCAAAATGGTACAACATTAACTGTTGTACGCGCCATTCCAGTTTACGTAACTGTTAATGGTAAAACTAGAGCTGTTTTCACTACAGAAACAACTGCACAAGGCGTTGCTAATGAACTTGGTTTTAAAATGCCTAACTACGCCGTAGTAGGTGATGCAAATGGTTCTGTATTAAGTGGTACACATATCACAATTGCACAAGTAACAAGCCGCTCCTTGTCTACAGTAGATCAAGAAATTGCTATTCAAGTAATTCGACAAAAAGATGATACAATGGCACAAGGTGAAGAAGAGGTTGTTCAAGTTGGTCAACCTGGTTTAGAACGTGTACAACGTGAAACATTATATAGTAATGGTACGGTTATTAAGACAAATGACGTATCTAAAGTAACACAACGCGAAATGGTACCTACTATTATTAAAGAAGGTACTCGTGAAGTGACTACATCTCGTAATATTGCTGGTCGCTCATCTCGTGCTATTGTAATGGAAGCTTCTGCTTACCTTGCTGGCGATGGTGATGGCGCTGGTATTACAGCTACTGGTGTACCTGCAGTACGTGGTATTGCAGCTGTTGACCCAGATGTTATTCCATTAGGCACACGTTTATTTATTCCTGGTTACGGTGAAGCTATTGCAGCCGATACAGGTGGTGCTATTGTGGGTAATAAAATCGACCTTGTAATGGACTCTTATGGTGAGGCTATGGACTTTGGTCGCCAAGACGTTACAGTATACGTGTTGGATTAA
- a CDS encoding 5-methyltetrahydropteroyltriglutamate--homocysteine S-methyltransferase yields the protein MSKQLAPFHFDIVGSFLRPAELKEAREAFTKGNITKEELTAVEDRLITDLIQKQKAAGLPVITDGEFRRAYWHLDFMWGFNGVKEIELEHGYKFVGQETAPGSLALTGKITGTNHPFVEHFKFVKQFEDEHTTARQTIPAPSQFLAELFREDNGITTRSFYPDLEELIQDIAAAYRQVIKDLYEAGCRNIQFDDCTWGMCCDHAYWTGRQKDKSVTIEGETAKYLRLNNLALEGRPHDLAFTTHVCRGNYNSTWAASGGYEPVAPILFAKENVDAYYLEFDDDRSGGFEPLREVSPNKKVVLGLITSKRPELEDKEVIKERIKEATKYIPLDRLCLSPQCGFASCEIGNQLTEEQQWAKLALVKEIAHEVWGD from the coding sequence ATGTCCAAACAATTAGCACCATTCCATTTTGATATCGTAGGTTCTTTCCTACGCCCAGCAGAATTAAAAGAAGCTCGTGAAGCTTTTACAAAAGGAAATATTACTAAGGAAGAACTAACAGCTGTAGAAGATCGTCTCATTACAGACCTCATTCAAAAACAAAAAGCTGCAGGACTTCCTGTTATTACTGACGGTGAATTCCGCCGTGCCTATTGGCACTTAGATTTCATGTGGGGATTTAATGGCGTAAAAGAAATTGAACTTGAACACGGTTACAAATTCGTTGGTCAAGAAACAGCGCCTGGTTCTCTCGCTCTTACTGGTAAAATTACAGGCACTAACCATCCATTTGTAGAGCATTTCAAATTTGTAAAACAATTTGAAGATGAGCATACTACAGCACGTCAAACTATCCCTGCTCCATCCCAGTTCTTAGCTGAATTATTCCGCGAAGATAATGGTATCACAACACGCTCCTTCTATCCTGACTTAGAAGAATTAATTCAAGACATTGCTGCTGCATATCGTCAAGTAATTAAAGACCTCTACGAGGCAGGTTGCCGCAACATTCAATTTGACGATTGTACTTGGGGTATGTGCTGTGACCACGCATACTGGACTGGTCGCCAAAAAGATAAAAGCGTCACTATCGAAGGTGAAACAGCTAAATACCTACGCTTAAATAACTTGGCACTCGAAGGGCGCCCTCATGACTTAGCATTCACTACACATGTATGCCGTGGTAATTACAACTCTACTTGGGCTGCTAGCGGTGGTTATGAACCAGTTGCACCAATTCTATTCGCCAAAGAAAATGTAGATGCATATTATCTAGAATTTGATGATGATCGCTCTGGTGGTTTTGAGCCATTGCGCGAAGTGTCCCCTAATAAAAAGGTTGTATTAGGCTTGATTACTTCTAAACGCCCAGAATTAGAAGATAAAGAAGTTATCAAAGAACGAATCAAAGAAGCTACCAAATATATTCCACTCGATAGACTTTGCCTATCCCCTCAATGTGGCTTTGCATCTTGTGAAATTGGTAACCAATTGACTGAAGAACAACAATGGGCTAAACTTGCATTAGTTAAAGAAATAGCTCACGAAGTTTGGGGTGATTAA